One Dermacentor andersoni chromosome 6, qqDerAnde1_hic_scaffold, whole genome shotgun sequence genomic window carries:
- the LOC126523050 gene encoding endothelin-converting enzyme 2-like codes for MSPQITCFARSYCNALSYLFLLFGVANMSKKPPASDGQLVRIEESADSHPSSRQEHRDDTEAQATTAASHAIGYKCEIGPDHSTWTGRTERTTASPIRGRGPQSSDNWQTEQAPAATVGTARHSRSIQRPSKTSENSKHQQSRPALDRSATTKPKVLPKGAVNAHKKAGSVRDRQRTRHKGQAGQAGLPDRRANPAAEADVSGTNPDQGQKATRADDVDELSTAQSYWATFYALATTLAATLAALLSGPRQQPQVVSSSPGAFCATYVASTVKNASDQQGPSSTYHSHNPKQTNLAPDVRSPSSPGATSAESEKPISGRVSQGLNELVAKMLQDVPSIELAKVPKGAASASTTDQVCPVARSPDVAPGAARARKGDMTASPCSPTTRALKEAATILSMKPLRFPGMKKDDMIRMRVLTIASIVVTVTVILGVIAFAIITHHRGTKLKNYCDTDGCLYHARTLTRKLNQSIDPCVDFAAYVCSAWVPSGVYSEQTKSPIDGILYSRFIGFPEMLANGARELPVGEKARAMHVACMDSAAQAVANIEEFRRLMQAMRLSWPEPPREDSNALGVLLSLAFQWQIPLWIAVHTPALQKTDWRLRIRPGDYIPLLKNQYVSVTSGDGYVGYWLGFYNAFRTSATIPLSKPQIEGVADAEGRILEQLNKAFISKKKIPAVLQLAVIGNFTAPVSSLEWLEQLTLSLAFSPKFVASDQIAVSDTGFLAAVAGLFANYTHQRLIEQLSWLFVQAYAPISDPKLQTARYGDTWKADRYRPILCAHHVESSMKMLVFALNYVSGYTQRDTELVNTGLTSLIYAASSKINSSGWLDEESKARAARKIESVLTFLWPAKQWIRNEFLSSLYNDYPSEEETFGDYWIKARFAVAKHDRTAEFEATLSLPSNIPPPSFGYDYITNSIALPIGIVDRPLYYGDGNKAMFYGGLGFLIALQIASALDSVGITWDAEDRSVASIIASDASMKAFEVKDGCLEDEGIESIFPEVPALEIAYAAFHRAVRNDKDGAPAALPGLSPDKVFFMTLCYMACTRLDAKHAFGVDCHKVVRNSPAFQAAFSCPSGSKMNPTRKCTFFD; via the exons ATGTCACCGCAAATTACGTGTTTCGCAAGATCGTATTGCAATGCTCTCAGctatttgtttcttttattcgGCGTAGCAAACATGTCGAAGAAGCCGCCGGCGAGCGACGGGCAGCTCGTCAGGATCGAGGAATCCGCCGACAGTCACCCTTCAAGCCGCCAGGAGCATCGGGACGACACGGAGGCTCAGGCCACCACCGCTGCCTCTCACGCGATTGGCTACAAGTGCGAAATAGGACCGGATCACTCGACATGGACAGGCCGAACCGAACGCACGACCGCTTCGCCCATCCGAGGCCGCGGCCCGCAGAGCAGCGACAATTGGCAGACCGAGCAGGCACCTGCCGCCACGGTAGGCACCGCGCGCcattcgcgtagcattcaacgCCCAAGCAAGACGTCGGAGAACTCCAAGCATCAACAGAGCAGACCCGCGCTCGATAGATCGGCGACCACCAAACCGAAGGTACTACCGAAAGGCGCCGTCAATGCACACAAGAAGGCGGGTTCGGTCCGGGACAGACAGAGGACCAGGCACAAAGGCCAGGCAGGCCAGGCCGGGCTGCCGGACCGACGAGCTAATCCCGCCGCCGAAGCAGATGTCAGTGGCACTAACCCTGACCAGGGGCAAAAGGCGACGAGAGCGGACGATGTCGACGAGTTGTCGACCGCCCAATCTTATTGGGCGACCTTCTACGCTCTGGCCACCACTTTAGCGGCCACTCTGGCCGCGCTCCTGTCGGGCCCTCGGCAACAGCCACAAGTCGTGAGCAGCAGTCCCGGTGCTTTCTGCGCCACGTACGTGGCTTCAACCGTCAAGAACGCTTCCGACCAACAGGGGCCATCGTCGACGTATCATTCGCACAACCCGAAACAAACGAATCTGGCCCCGGACGTCCGCAGCCCAAGCTCTCCTGGTGCAACTTCCGCGGAGAGCGAGAAACCGATAAGCGGACGTGTGTCCCAGGGCCTCAACGAACTTGTAGCCAAGATGCTTCAGGATGTTCCATCGATC GAACTGGCGAAGGTGCCAAAGGGCGCCGCGAGCGCAAGCACCACCGATCAGGTCTGCCCCGTAGCGCGATCCCCAGATGTCGCTCCGGGTGCGGCCAGAGCGCGCAAAGGCGACATGACTGCCTCGCCCTGCTCGCCCACCACCAGGGCGCTGAAGGAAGCTGCGACAATC CTCAGCATGAAGCCCTTGCGGTTTCCTGGAATGAAGAAGGACGACATGATCAGGATGAGGGTCCTCACCATCGCCTCGATTGTTGTGACGGTCACCGTTATCCTCGGCGTCATTGCCTTCGCGATCATCACCCACCACCGCGGCACCAAGCTGAAGAACTACTGCGACACGGATGGCTGCCTGTACCACGCTCGGACGCTCACGCGCAAACTGAACCAGAGCATCGACCCGTGTGTCGATTTTGCCGCGTACGTCTGCTCCGCCTGGGTACCCTCGGGCGTGTACAGCGAGCAGACCAAGTCGCCCATAGATGGCATCCTCTACTCTCGGTTCATCGGCTTCCCGGAAATGCTAGCCAACGGCGCTCGCGAGCTTCCGGTGGGAGAGAAGGCGCGCGCCATGCACGTTGCCTGCATGGATTCCGCAGCCCAAGCCGTAGCCAACATCGAAGAGTTTCGACGCCTTATGCAGGCCATGAGGTTAAGCTGGCCGGAACCACCTCGCGAAGATTCGAATGCCCTCGGCGTCCTGCTTTCGCTAGCATTCCAGTGGCAGATACCGCTGTGGATCGCTGTCCACACGCCCGCGTTGCAGAAGACCGACTGGCGCCTGAGGATCAGACCGGGGGACTACATACCGTTGCTGAAGAaccagtacgtcagcgtgacgagCGGCGACGGGTATGTGGGCTACTGGCTTGGGTTCTACAACGCTTTTCGTACCAGCGCCACCATTCCTTTAAGCAAGCCCCAAATAGAAGGCGTCGCTGATGCCGAGGGTCGCATACTCGAGCAACTGAACAAGGCGTTCATCTCGAAGAAGAAAATCCCGGCCGTGTTGCAGCTCGCCGTCATAGGGAACTTCACCGCCCCTGTCTCCTCATTGGAGTGGCTGGAGCAGTTGACTCTGAGCCTGGCGTTCAGCCCCAAGTTCGTCGCGAGCGACCAAATTGCCGTGAGCGACACGGGCTTCCTGGCAGCGGTGGCAGGCCTCTTCGCGAACTACACCCACCAAAGGCTAATCGAACAGCTGTCTTGGCTCTTCGTCCAGGCGTACGCGCCCATATCGGATCCGAAGCTGCAGACGGCTCGCTACGGCGACACGTGGAAGGCAGACAGGTACAGGCCCATACTGTGCGCCCATCACGTGGAGTCTTCCATGAAGATGCTAGTCTTCGCGCTCAACTACGTTTCCGGTTACACTCAGCGGGACACCGAGCTCGTCAATACTGGCCTCACTAGCCTGATCTACGCCGCCTCCAGTAAGATCAACAGCTCCGGATGGCTGGACGAAGAGAGCAAGGCGCGCGCTGCGAGGAAGATAGAGTCCGTGCTAACGTTCCTCTGGCCGGCGAAACAATGGATCCGCAACGAATTCCTCAGTTCTCTGTACAATGACTACCCGAGCGAGGAAGAAACTTTCGGCGATTACTGGATAAAGGCCCGTTTCGCCGTGGCGAAGCACGACAGGACAGCCGAGTTCGAGGCTACGCTGAGCCTGCCGAGTAATATTCCGCCACCCAGCTTTGGCTACGATTACATCACCAACAGCATCGCCTTGCCTATCGGCATAGTCGACCGGCCGTTGTACTACGGGGATGGAAACAAGGCCATGTTCTACGGCGGCCTCGGATTCCTCATAGCTTTGCAGATCGCCTCCGCGCTGGACAGTGTGGGCATCACGTGGGACGCCGAAGACAGGAGCGTCGCGTCCATCATCGCGAGCGACGCGTCGATGAAGGCTTTCGAGGTGAAAGACGGTTGCCTCGAGGACGAAGGAATCGAGAGCATATTTCCCGAAGTGCCGGCGCTGGAAATCGCTTACGCCGCGTTTCACCGCGCCGTTCGAAACGACAAGGACGGCGCACCGGCGGCACTGCCAGGGTTGTCGCCGGACAAGGTGTTCTTCATGACCCTGTGCTACATGGCCTGCACGAGGCTGGACGCGAAGCACGCTTTCGGTGTCGACTGTCACAAGGTCGTCCGCAACTCGCCGGCTTTCCAAGCGGCGTTCAGCTGTCCCAGCGGCTCAAAGATGAACCCGACAAGAAAATGCACTTTCTTCGACTGA